The DNA region tctttagttttttagtttttaacagcattattgaaatataattgaaaataagAGGGTACACCAGGTTACTTAAGATTTAATAATGTAAGACAGCCTTTGCCTATGACACCTTCTTATTTAATATTGCTCTTGTATTGTATTATTTTCCTGCAATAAACTATAGATTTATTAACATTGTCATTTTGAGTCTTGTGAGTCTTTCTTAGTAATCAAACACATTTATCACTATTGGTTAAGAGTGCTTTAAGAATTTGTCAGTTTTATCAAATTGCCAATTTATGGCTATATGCTTTTAAGTAATATTCCTTTATTTAATATCTGCAGAATGTGTAATGATGTCACATCTGTCATTCTTCTTATTGGTAATTAgtatcttcttttgtttctctactgagattttttttagaaccagctttttcttcttttcctcttacatttcaattaatttctataatttctgttatattattttcttctattgattttagatttgaatttttcttttccttcataaaaggagaaaaattagcaaattcattagataatatttcttctttttcatataggcatttagtgctatCAATATGCCTTTAAATACTGTTTACACTATACACAAATATTGACATACTGTTTctcaattttcattaattttaaaatacttttaatattcttttgatttattctttgattcATCTGTTTTTTTATCTGTGTTGATGtgcatatatttagagatttttCTGATGTtgctctgttattgttttctcttttaaatctaTTGTGCTTTGAGTTCCTACTTTGTATTTTTTGAATATTATGGATCAGAATATGGTCTACTTTATAAGCTGTTGGCTATATAATTTATAAGATTTTGAATTCTGCTATTATTTGAATTGTGTGTTCTGTAAGTGCTGATTAGATCAAATTGATTAACAGTGTTATTCAACTTTTCCACATTCATCTTGATTATCTGTACATTTGTTATTAATCACTAACAAAAAATATTGAACACTCCAAGTATAATTGTGGATTTGCAGTTCTATCAGCTTTTGTCATGTATTAGAAATGCTGTTATTAGTGACAGACATTCAGGATTGCCAATCATTAATGACCCTCTTTATCTCAGGTAATCTACGTTGTCCAATATTAATTTAGTCCTCTCAGATTTCTTTTGATCAGTGTTAGCatactatttcatttttcatccttttattctTACCTATTTTTGCCTTTATACTGAAATGGTTTTGTTATGTAGCATAAGCTTGCTCATTTTTATCCAATCTGaaattctctgctttttttttttcattttgcatgggcaggcactgggaattgaacccgggtctctggcatggcaggtgagaactctgcctgctgagccaccacagcctgcCTGACATtctctgctttttgactggaTGTGCTTAGGgcatttaaatttattgtgatTTATTAATATTGTTGGCTTGAAAGTGACAATcttattgtttgttttgcattcatcccttttgttttgttactctttctcttccttctctgatattaattgaatttttttatgattacatatatcttctttttatttcataattgcTATAGCTTATTGTTTATGTTAATGATTGCATAGGGTTTTTAGGTTTATAATTTGTATCTTACCACTTCATATATGTCATAAGAAACTTCCAACATTTAGTACTATCATTATATACCTGTTACTTCTACAAATGAGCCTTTGAAAATGTTGGGGCTTTTTGATGGAAGAGATGTAAAGCATTACAGCAATTTCTCCATGAAGAAAATTCTTCATTTCTTGCTTAAATTTGAAGGGGGCCATGTGGCAAACTCTGTGGACAGCGTGTAGGAGCTGAGAATGACTCCTGGCTGACAGCCAACAGAGACATGGGGATCCAAGGTCAAGGTGCAATGAACATAAATATAACGAGGATCCAAGAAAGATAACATAACCGAAATGCagacaattaaaagataaaagaaattgcAAGCATCAAGTAAAAGTTCTGCAGCTGTTCtccttattttaacatttatttgcttcctactttttttttttaactctttaagaATGATACAATTCTTTTAATTGAATCACTAAAGGCCTTCCTCACTTGTTTATTTctcagtgaataaatgaatggatttaaCATAGGTGAAATAGAAGAAATGAGCAGCGAAACTACTTTATTGATGGTCACCTCTTCCTTTGCTGTAGGATTCATGTAGATGAAAATGCACGTCCCATAGGTGATGGAAAGGACAATCAGGTGGGAAGAACAGGTTGAAaatgcctttttcctttcctggacAGAGGGGAATCTAAAAATAGTCTTGATAATATGAACGTAGGACAGAACTACACACATAAGGGTCAAGATGAGGGTCAGCACAGCACAGATCATAACTGTTTTTTCCATGTACCATGTCTCTGAACATGAGATCTTCAGGAGTGGAGAAGCATCACAGAGAAAATGATTAATGGCATTTGAGTTGCAGAATTTCAGATTTAGCCCCAGACTAAGTGGGGAAATTATAATAAACAATCCAGCCCACCAACAACAAAACACAAGCCTTCTGCAGACTCTCCTGCTCATGATGGTCACATAATGCAGGGGtctgcagatggccacatagcggtcataagACATGGTggccaaaagaaaaaattctgtcaCTGCAAAGAGGTCAGTAAAAAACACTTGGATGACACAAGCATTATAGGTAATAACCTTGTCACCTGTTGCTAAATTATACAAGTATCTTGGAATACAAGCAGATGTGAAGGATATTTCTAGGAAGgagaaattttttaagaaaaaatacatgggTGTTTTAAGATTTGAATCCACAAAGGTGAGTGTGATGATGGTTAGATTCCCAATTATACTCAACATGTAggtgagaaatagaaatataaaaatcagaacCTGCAGCTGAGGGTCATCCGTCAGTCCCAGCAGAATGAATGCTGTTATTGTATAGTTATTCATCAGTGAAAACTTCTGTCCAGTCTGCATTTCCAATAATTCAGAAAGGTTATATTATAGATAATCTGTATAAAGTCTAATGATCAAATCCATATTTACTATATTTAATATGAACTTAAAATCACACCATGGATATGATTAGGTTTATCTGCAGATACAGTATGATTTCATGGATAAGAAATACATGTTTGATTCTCCAAAATTCTTGCCTACTCACAAGCTAAATAAAATAGCTCACTATTAATGTTATATTTTTGCTTAACAAAACCATATCAAAATTTTTGGTCCTTGTCAAAATGCTCATACATAATATATAACTTGGAGTCACTCTACAGACCCTTGAGCAGAAGCAGAAGTTTCTGCTCCCACTTTACAATTagatttcttcttgtttctttgtaccaGAGAAGGGTGTTTTTCTTCTAAGAACAATCTTAAAGTTTACACATAGGACCACATGTAGGCTCCTCTCCCTCACTTGTCTTCCTTCTGTGCCTATCTATCAGTACGTAATGTATTTATTGTTCACTGTTGTGCAGTATAAAGTGTTTTGATATAGAATTTGCTTATCATGTTCATTAAATGCTTTGATAAAGTAACTTAGAAA from Tamandua tetradactyla isolate mTamTet1 chromosome 7, mTamTet1.pri, whole genome shotgun sequence includes:
- the LOC143690616 gene encoding olfactory receptor 6C2-like, with protein sequence MNNYTITAFILLGLTDDPQLQVLIFIFLFLTYMLSIIGNLTIITLTFVDSNLKTPMYFFLKNFSFLEISFTSACIPRYLYNLATGDKVITYNACVIQVFFTDLFAVTEFFLLATMSYDRYVAICRPLHYVTIMSRRVCRRLVFCCWWAGLFIIISPLSLGLNLKFCNSNAINHFLCDASPLLKISCSETWYMEKTVMICAVLTLILTLMCVVLSYVHIIKTIFRFPSVQERKKAFSTCSSHLIVLSITYGTCIFIYMNPTAKEEVTINKVVSLLISSISPMLNPFIYSLRNKQVRKAFSDSIKRIVSFLKS